One Candidatus Zixiibacteriota bacterium DNA segment encodes these proteins:
- a CDS encoding integration host factor subunit beta: MTKADLVEQVAEKTGLTRTDVAATVDSLLDAIKKSLETGKNIEIRGFGTFKIKPRKARKARNPRTGEEVPVPDRKIPVFKPSNEFKNLVMNSEANRV, translated from the coding sequence ATGACCAAAGCTGATCTGGTTGAGCAAGTTGCTGAAAAAACCGGTTTGACAAGAACCGATGTAGCGGCAACAGTTGATAGTTTACTTGATGCAATTAAAAAAAGCTTAGAAACCGGTAAGAATATTGAAATCCGTGGTTTTGGCACTTTCAAGATTAAACCCCGCAAAGCTCGCAAAGCGCGTAACCCAAGAACAGGTGAGGAGGTACCAGTTCCCGACAGAAAGATTCCAGTTTTTAAACCCTCAAATGAATTTAAAAACCTAGTTATGAATTCTGAAGCGAACAGAGTATAG